GCAAGTTGGGTATCACGCAATGCCAGCAAGCGATTTTTCTTGCTCAGCATGGACTCAAGGTCTGTCACCCGTGATTTGAGTTCGTTATTTTCATTTTGACGGGCTGATAATGACTCGTTCGCCAAGGCCAATTGCTTTTCGATTTCCGCCAATTTAGCCGCGCCCGCTGCCACCGCCGCATTATTAGCCGCTGATTGACCGGTTTTTGCACCCAACACTTCCAGACGTGCTTTGTCAGCAGCGTTGTTAGCTGGTTTATTGGCGGTTTCAGGGCTTGCGGATTTTTGATCAGGCTGCTTGGTAGTAGTGGATTTGGCTGAAGCTTGTTGCGGCACTGTATTGCCTGCCAACGATTTTCTCAATTCGCGCCACTCGGCATTTTGCTGGCGAATCTGACGACGGGCTTCCGCTTGCGAAACGGCTTTAATCGTGTCATTACCGGGGGCTTTCATCACCGCACCGGCGCGGAGGTTATTGATATTTTTATCAACAAACGCCCCCGGATTGGCACGGAACAAAGCCATCATCATCTGATCATTGCTGACACCGGAACGCTGGAGGCGTGAAGCGACTCGGAATAGCGTATCCCCCGATTTAACCCGGTAGGTACGGTTTCGCGTTGGCACTGCCGCTTGCTGCGATGGTGCTTCGGCTTGTCTAGGCGCGGATGCAGGCACTTGGCGGCGGACATTACCCGCTGCTTTGGGTTCTGCCCGCACTGCCGCTTCGCCTGCAACGGTGTTACCCGGTTGCATCAGCACCGGCGGATCCAGCATTACCGTGTATTCTTTAAGCAATTGACCTTGTGGCCAACTGACTTCTAACAGGAAGTTAACGAAGGGTTCTTGAATCGGCGCATCGGATGACACCAGAATGACGGGTTTGCCACCCTGCACGGTCGGCGTAAAACGCAAGCTGCCCAGAAAGTCAGGACGCGCGACACCCACCCGATTAAATACTTCGGGTGGGGCTAAACGAACTTGAATTTGACTGGCATCTGCCGGGGCAGCAGACAACAAGTCAATTTTTGCGCGTAACGGCTGATTCAGGTGAGAGTTGGACTCAATGTCTCCAAGCCCCAAAGCGCTGGAAGCCGCAGGATAAGCTCCGGCGATGAATATAGCTAAGCTCAAGGCTTGTTTATTCACTGCAATTCCCCTTCAATTGATTCTTTATCTGTATAAGAATGTGGCATCCCTGATTCATCACCTGCATAACCTTTTTTCGGCCTTTAATTATTTTGGATGAATAGCGATTCTGGTTGTTGTTGCTTAACGCTGAAACTTTATATTAGTACATTATGCTCAGCAATGTTGCCCCGATACAAGCCTTTGGGTAGATGCTAACACCTAACCGTATCTGCTAGTCATTGTGGGCAACAGTGAATTAATTCCCGCTTAACCACACCTATATATAATCGCGTACTAATATTTCGGCAATTTGCACACTATTTAACGCAGCACCTTTACGGACATTATCAGCAACCACCCATAAATCTAAACCAGACGTGCACGAAATATCTTCACGGATACGGCTAACATAAACCACATCGCTATTAACGGCCTCGGTGACAGGGGTTGGATAACCACCATCTTGACGTTCATCCAACACTTCAACGCCAGCCGCTTGACTTAACAACGCGGTTGCTTCAGCCGCCGTCAGCTTGCGCTGCGTTTCAATATGAATAGCCGCTGCATGACCAAAAAACACGGGTACACGCACCGCTGTTGGATTCACCCCAAGCTCCGGCAAACCCATGATTTTACGGGTTTCCTGCACCATTTTCATTTCTTCCCAGGTATAGCCGTTTTCCTGAAACGCGCCAATGTGCGGGAAGAGATTAAAGGCAATTTGTTTGGCGTACAGCTCCGGTTCAACCGGACGGGCGTTGAGTAATTGCGCGGTTTGATGCGCCAACTCATTAATACCTGCACGCCCCGTGCCGGAAACTGCCTGATACGTCGCCACGTTAATGCGGGTAATGTCAGCAGCATCATGCAAGGGTTTTAAGGCCACCAGCATTTGGCTCACCATACTGCCGGGATTCGCAATAATCCCGCGTTGCTTATACCCCGCAATCGCGGCTGGATTCACCTCTGGTACGACCAACGGTACATCCGCATCAAAGCGAAAACAGGCGCTGTCATCAATAACAAGGCAACCAGCGGCGACTGCTTTTGGCACATAATCCGCCGCTACCGTTTCAGTGCTGGCAAATAACGCCAATTGCACGCTGGAAAAATCGAAATCTTCGACTGATTCAATATCCAGCGTTTTATTGCCGAAATCGACGTATTGTTCGCCATCGGTGGCAAATTCCAGTGCATATATTTTGCCAATTGGAAATTTACGCTTTGCCAGCAAGTCCAGTATGGCTTCGCCAACCAGACTGCCGGTTCCAACAACTGCTACATTATAAGTCTTTGCCATGATTACCCTTGTAAAGCTGCAACAACCGCGTCACCCATTGCCGCCGTGCCAATGTTTTGGCAACCCTCGGTATAAATGTCGCCAGTGCGCACGCCTGATGCCAGCACTGTTTTCACTGCCGCTTCGATGCGTTCAGCCAGTTCTGGACGATTGAGGCTGTAACGCAGCAACATTGCTACGGACAGAATGGTTGCCAACGGGTTGGCAATGCCTTTGCCTGCGATGTCGGGCGCTGAACCGTGGATCGGTTCGTACAAGCCGCACGCAGACGAATTCAGGGAGGCAGACGGCAACATGCCGATAGAGCCGGTCAGCATCGCCGCCGCATCCGACAGCACATCACCGAATAGGTTGCTGGTCACGATAACGTCGAATTGCTTGGGCGCACGTACCAATTGCATCGCCGCGTTATCGACGTACATGTGGCTGAGTTCAACTTCAGGGTATTCCTTGCCAACCTTTTCGACGATTTCGCGCCACAGTTCGCAGACTTCCAGCACGTTGGCTTTGTCAACGGAACACAAACGCTTGTTGCGCTTCATGGCAGTTTCAAAGCCGACGCGGGCAATACGCTCGATTTCGGATTCGGTGTAAGTCGCAGAATTGAAGCCTTGGCGTTCTCCGTTTTCCAGCACGCGGATGCCGCGTGGTTGACCGAAGTAGATGCCGCCGGTCAATTCGCGCACAATCATAATGTCCAGACCTGCCACCACTTCGGGTTTCAGGGTGGACGCGGATGCGAGTTCTTCGTACAGAATCGCGGGGCGCAGGTTGGCAAACAAACCCAAGTCGGCACGAATTGCCAGCAAACCGCGTTCGGGGCGCAACGGGCGATCCAGTGCGTCGTATTGAGGACCACCGACTGCACCGAGCAAAATCGCATCGGCTTTTTGTGCCAACGCACGGGTAGAATCCGGGTACGGTTGCCCTTCTTTGTCGTAAGCGATCCCGCCGATATTGGCGTATTCCAGCTCTACCGACAGATTGCCTTCAGCGGTGAACACGTTGAGGACTTTAACCGCTTCTGCCACGATTTCCGGGCCAATGCCGTCACCGGGCAATACTAAAATTTTGTGTGTCATAACAACCTAACCCAAATAAATCAAAATCTTAAAATAACCAAGGCGCGACTTGCTTACGCTTTGCTTCATACGCCCGAATATCATCAGCGTGTTGCAACGTCAGCCCAATATCATCCAGCCCGTTCAGCAGGCAATATTTGCGGAACTCGTCAATGCTGAACGCAAACGCTGCACCGCTCGGCGTGACCACTTGCTGCTCTGCCAGATTCACAGTGAGTTGATAGCCTTCGGTGGCTTGCGCCTCAACGAACAACTGATCAATCACTTCAGCAGGCAAGGTCAACGGCAACAAGCCATTCTTGAAGCTGTTGTTGAAGAAAATATCCGCGTAACTCGGCGCAATCACCGCCCGAATGCCGTAATCGGTCAACGCCCACACCGCGTGTTCCCGCGACGAACCACAGCCGAAGTTTTCACGCGCCAACAGCACGGAAGCACCTGCGTAACGCGGCGCATTCAGCACGAAATCGGGATTCGGGGTGCGTTTGCTGTGATCCATGCCCGGTTCACCCGGTTCAAGGTAACGCCAGTCGTCAAATAGCGTGGGACCAAAGCCGGTACGCTGGATGGATTTCAAATATTGCTTGGGAATAATCGCGTCGGTATCGACGTTAGAACGATCCAGTGGAATAACCAAGCCGGTGTGTACAGTAAATTTTTCCATTAGAGCATCCTCACATCCGCGAAATGTCCTGTCACTGCTGCCGCTGCTGCCATTGCGGGGCTGACCAAGTGGGTACGTCCGCCCTGCCCTTGCCGCCCTTCAAAGTTGCGGTTGGAGGTGGAGGCGCAACGTTCGCCCGGTTCGAGGCGGTCGGCATTCATCGCAAGGCACATGGAACAACCCGGCGCACGCCATTCAAAACCGGCTTCGATGAAAATTTTGTCCAAGCCTTCGCTTTCCGCTTGTTGCTTGACCAAACCAGAACCGGGAACGACCATTGCGAGCTTCACATTTGCGGCGACTTTGCGGCCTTTGGCGACTTCCGCAGCAGCGCGTAAATCTTCGATGCGGGAATTGGTGCATGAGCCGATGAATACTTTGTCGATTTGCACGTTAGTAATCGGCGTGTTCGCTTCCAAGCCCATGTATTTGAGCGCGGCGCGGATGCCGCTGGCTTTGACGGGATCGGTTTCGTTGGCGGGGTCAGGCGTTTTGCCATCGACAGGCAATACCATTTCGGGGGACGTTCCCCACGTCACTTGCGGTTGAATGCTGGCAGCATCCAAGCGAATCACGCGATCAAATACCGCGTCCGCATCGGAATGCAGATCTTGCCATGCGGCTACCGCTGCTTCCCAATCTTCTGCTTTCGGGGAATACGGGCGACCTTTGACGTAGTTAATGGTGGTGTCATCGACCGCAATCATGCCAGCACGTGCGCCGCCTTCTATGGCCATGTTGCACACCGTCATGCGACCTTCCATCGACAAATCGCGAATCGCTTCGCCGCCGAATTCGATGGCGTAACCTGTGCCGCCCGCTGTGCCGATTTCACCGATGATAGCCAGCACGATGTCTTTGGCGGTCACGCCTGCACCGACTTTGCCATCAACGCTGATTAGCATGTTTTTCATCTTTTTCTGGATGAGGCATTGCGTTGCCATAACGTGTTCGACTTCCGATGTGCCGATACCGTGCGCCAGTGCGCCGAATGCGCCATGCGTGGAGGTGTGCGAATCGCCGCAAAC
The sequence above is drawn from the Thiothrix subterranea genome and encodes:
- the leuB gene encoding 3-isopropylmalate dehydrogenase is translated as MTHKILVLPGDGIGPEIVAEAVKVLNVFTAEGNLSVELEYANIGGIAYDKEGQPYPDSTRALAQKADAILLGAVGGPQYDALDRPLRPERGLLAIRADLGLFANLRPAILYEELASASTLKPEVVAGLDIMIVRELTGGIYFGQPRGIRVLENGERQGFNSATYTESEIERIARVGFETAMKRNKRLCSVDKANVLEVCELWREIVEKVGKEYPEVELSHMYVDNAAMQLVRAPKQFDVIVTSNLFGDVLSDAAAMLTGSIGMLPSASLNSSACGLYEPIHGSAPDIAGKGIANPLATILSVAMLLRYSLNRPELAERIEAAVKTVLASGVRTGDIYTEGCQNIGTAAMGDAVVAALQG
- the leuD gene encoding 3-isopropylmalate dehydratase small subunit yields the protein MEKFTVHTGLVIPLDRSNVDTDAIIPKQYLKSIQRTGFGPTLFDDWRYLEPGEPGMDHSKRTPNPDFVLNAPRYAGASVLLARENFGCGSSREHAVWALTDYGIRAVIAPSYADIFFNNSFKNGLLPLTLPAEVIDQLFVEAQATEGYQLTVNLAEQQVVTPSGAAFAFSIDEFRKYCLLNGLDDIGLTLQHADDIRAYEAKRKQVAPWLF
- the leuC gene encoding 3-isopropylmalate dehydratase large subunit, producing the protein MAGKTLYDKVWDAHVVRQEADGTALLYIDRHLVHEVTSPQAFEGLRLANRQPWRIASMVAVPDHNTPTIDLDKGITDPVARLQVETLDANCRAFGITEFAIGDIRRGIVHVIGPEQGATLPGMTVVCGDSHTSTHGAFGALAHGIGTSEVEHVMATQCLIQKKMKNMLISVDGKVGAGVTAKDIVLAIIGEIGTAGGTGYAIEFGGEAIRDLSMEGRMTVCNMAIEGGARAGMIAVDDTTINYVKGRPYSPKAEDWEAAVAAWQDLHSDADAVFDRVIRLDAASIQPQVTWGTSPEMVLPVDGKTPDPANETDPVKASGIRAALKYMGLEANTPITNVQIDKVFIGSCTNSRIEDLRAAAEVAKGRKVAANVKLAMVVPGSGLVKQQAESEGLDKIFIEAGFEWRAPGCSMCLAMNADRLEPGERCASTSNRNFEGRQGQGGRTHLVSPAMAAAAAVTGHFADVRML
- a CDS encoding aspartate-semialdehyde dehydrogenase is translated as MAKTYNVAVVGTGSLVGEAILDLLAKRKFPIGKIYALEFATDGEQYVDFGNKTLDIESVEDFDFSSVQLALFASTETVAADYVPKAVAAGCLVIDDSACFRFDADVPLVVPEVNPAAIAGYKQRGIIANPGSMVSQMLVALKPLHDAADITRINVATYQAVSGTGRAGINELAHQTAQLLNARPVEPELYAKQIAFNLFPHIGAFQENGYTWEEMKMVQETRKIMGLPELGVNPTAVRVPVFFGHAAAIHIETQRKLTAAEATALLSQAAGVEVLDERQDGGYPTPVTEAVNSDVVYVSRIREDISCTSGLDLWVVADNVRKGAALNSVQIAEILVRDYI